The DNA region CACCATCAACATATCCAAATGCTCTTCCAGAGTATTAACGGTAAAAGGCCGGGTTGGATTAGTCGAAGAGGGTAAAACATTGCTATAGCTACACACTTTGATGATGTCTGGGGCATGTCCACCACCAGCGCCTTCCGTGTGATAGGTATGGATTACCCGGTCTTTGAAAGCGGCAACGGTATTTTCAACAAAGCCTGCTTCGTTAAGCGTGTCGGTGTGGATGGCAACTTGGATATCATATTCATCGGCAACATCCAAACAAGTATCGATCGCCGCCGGAGTTGTGCCCCAATCTTCATGGAGTTTTAATCCCATCGCACCAGCTTTCACTTGTTCAACTAAGCCTTGAGGTTGACTACTATTGCCTTTTCCCAAAAAACCTAAATTCATCGGGAAGGCATCGGCCGCTTGCAGCATCATCCAGATATTCCATTGGCCAGGCGTACAAGTGGTTGCATTGGTCCCCGTTGCTGGGCCAGTTCCGCCACCAATCATCGTTGTGATCCCAGAGGCGATCGCCGTTTCGATTTGTTGGGGACAAATAAAGTGAATGTGGCTATCAATGCCACCCGCTGTGACAATATGACCTTCGCCAGCAACAGCTTCGGTTGCGGGGCCAATAATAATGTCAACATCGTCTTGAATATAAGGGTTTCCAGCTTTGCCAATTTTGTGGATTTTGCCGTCCTTGATGCCAATATCCGCTTTCACAACGCCCCACCAATCAAGGATTAGGGCATTAGTGATCACCATATCTACCGCGCCATCTTCCCGAGAAATTGGCGATTGCCCCATACCATCGCGGATAACTTTACCTCCGCCGAATTTCACCTCGTCACCGTAGGTTGTGTAGTCCCGCTCGACTTCGATAAATAATTCGGTATCCGCCAAACGAACGCGATCGCCAACGGTGGGGCCAAAGGTATCGGCGTAGGAGCGGCGATTCATACGGTAACTCATGGGTTTAGTTCCTCTTGTTCTGGTGTGTGGATAAAGGTTGCAAAGAAAAGTTGGTTAGTTGGCAAACAATCGCTGGCGTAATTTCGGATGTTGCATTTGAGCGATATCGATGGAGGGGGTACAAGACCACATTTGTTCGAGTTGCATCGCTGCCGCCGTTGACCATGCGGCCTCAATATCTGGTGCGAGCTGGAGTAAAATCTGCTGGGCTTGAATATGTCCCAAAACGCCTAACCGAATGGCTGCCCCCAAGATACTCGTCACAAATCCATGTAAAAAAGCTAATCCTGTATCTCGTTCATTCAATCCAGCAACGGCGGCGATCGCCCCAAAAATCACGGGATGTAAGCCATGAATTGTTCCTTGGGCAGCTTCTCGATTCAGAATATCTAAACGCTCGTCCTGCCAAGTTTGACTTGCCACCATTAATAAAGCTCGGCCACTTTGGCGCTGGGTGGTACGGTTTTTGGAGATCGCCGTCTGCACAAAAAGTTGTCGATCAGCCTGTCTCACTGCGTCCAAATTATCGGCCTGAATCCCTCGATGACCATAAATTAATGCCACCGTATCGGTAACACCAACTTTTTTCCGTAATAGGATCCGAATAAAAGTCTGTAATGCTGATGCTGAGTCGATTTGACCTGTTTGTACCAAAGTTTCCAATCCATGAGAAAGGGTAAAAGAACCTGTCGGCAAA from [Leptolyngbya] sp. PCC 7376 includes:
- the ureC gene encoding urease subunit alpha produces the protein MSYRMNRRSYADTFGPTVGDRVRLADTELFIEVERDYTTYGDEVKFGGGKVIRDGMGQSPISREDGAVDMVITNALILDWWGVVKADIGIKDGKIHKIGKAGNPYIQDDVDIIIGPATEAVAGEGHIVTAGGIDSHIHFICPQQIETAIASGITTMIGGGTGPATGTNATTCTPGQWNIWMMLQAADAFPMNLGFLGKGNSSQPQGLVEQVKAGAMGLKLHEDWGTTPAAIDTCLDVADEYDIQVAIHTDTLNEAGFVENTVAAFKDRVIHTYHTEGAGGGHAPDIIKVCSYSNVLPSSTNPTRPFTVNTLEEHLDMLMVCHHLDKNIPEDVAFAESRIRRETIAAEDILHDLGAFSAIASDSQAMGRVGETIIRTWQTAHKMKVQRGVLSSPTTEVADNFRAKRYVAKYTINPAIMHGIADHVGSLEEGKLADICLWKPAMFGVKPEIVIKGGAIAWAQMGDPNASIPTPQPIYMRPMFGSFGGATAPTSLTFVSQASLELGIPDQIGIKTPAVAVSNTRKISKADMKLNDATPNVEVNPETYEVKADGELLTCEPADVLPMAQRYFLF
- a CDS encoding urease accessory protein UreF; this translates as MQSSISQQLALMQLSDSFLPTGSFTLSHGLETLVQTGQIDSASALQTFIRILLRKKVGVTDTVALIYGHRGIQADNLDAVRQADRQLFVQTAISKNRTTQRQSGRALLMVASQTWQDERLDILNREAAQGTIHGLHPVIFGAIAAVAGLNERDTGLAFLHGFVTSILGAAIRLGVLGHIQAQQILLQLAPDIEAAWSTAAAMQLEQMWSCTPSIDIAQMQHPKLRQRLFAN